A single genomic interval of Plodia interpunctella isolate USDA-ARS_2022_Savannah chromosome 16, ilPloInte3.2, whole genome shotgun sequence harbors:
- the LOC128676332 gene encoding uncharacterized protein LOC128676332 isoform X1, giving the protein MANLTNSTVDLVRVTRGHAMWSVSCLLLSLLAASHQLSIDKFEVPPSESEGSDVEFKCTYSLDASDGKAEPYVKWWFYPTYHNDDKPVLVYQRLQHEEPYLHKDFEKSGTKDNIILKDAKYTYSGRYMCEASGYNEKRVSADLVIYSKGTGPLLNITEVADGADEDEDNDLLVVCRAGDVTPEAELLISTNGRPLSGIVQDNDTISDGLYNLTANVTVSKSDLEGVEVRCELLFPNKEFPHSPFVDTETYSSTGAVPTAEPEPEPHNLTLNGDPAPQFNRCIRTSVDRWLSIAAVMMVLQSLMQTSN; this is encoded by the exons ATGGCGAATCTAACGAACTCGACAGTCGATCTTGTGCGCGTAACTCGCGGACACGCGATGTGGTCAGTTAGCTGTTTGCTCCTGTCTCTGCTCGCAG cCAGTCACCAATTAAGCATAGACAAGTTTGAAGTGCCACCATCAGAGTCTGAGGGGTCTGACGTGGAGTTTAAATGCACATATTCGTTGGATGCGAGCGACGGCAAAGCGGAGCCGTACGTTAAGTGGTGGTTCTACCCGACGTATCACAATGACGACAAGCCGGTGCTAGTTTACCAGCGGTTGCAACACGAAGAACCTTACCTCCACAAGGATTTTG aaaagTCCGGGACAAAAGATAACATCATTCTGAAAGATGCTAAATATACATACTCTGGGAGGTACATGTGTGAAGCCTCCGGTTACAATGAGAAGCGCGTCAGCGCGGACTTGGTCATCTATT CAAAAGGCACGGGTCCCCTGCTGAACATCACCGAGGTGGCAGACGGCGCTGACGAGGATGAGGATAACGACTTGCTGGTGGTCTGCCGAGCTGGTGACGTCACTCCTGAGGCCGAACTGCTCATCAGCACTAACGG GAGGCCATTGAGTGGCATTGTCCAAGACAACGACACCATCAGTGACGGGCTATACAACCTGACTGCCAACGTGACAGTCTCCAAATCTGACCTAGAGGGCGTTGAAGTGCGCTGCGAACTATTGTTCCCCAATAAGGAATTCCCCCATTCCCCTTTCGTGGACACAGAGACATACAGTTCAACAG GAGCCGTGCCCACTGCGGAGCCCGAGCCGGAGCCCCACAACTTGACGCTCAACGGCGACCCGGCGCCTCAATTTAATC gTTGTATCCGCACAAGTGTCGATCGGTGGTTGTCCATTGCCGCTGTAATGATGGTGCTGCAGTCACTAATGCAAACATCCAACTGA
- the LOC128676332 gene encoding uncharacterized protein LOC128676332 isoform X2, whose product MANLTNSTVDLVRVTRGHAMWSVSCLLLSLLAASHQLSIDKFEVPPSESEGSDVEFKCTYSLDASDGKAEPYVKWWFYPTYHNDDKPVLVYQRLQHEEPYLHKDFEKSGTKDNIILKDAKYTYSGRYMCEASGYNEKRVSADLVIYSKGTGPLLNITEVADGADEDEDNDLLVVCRAGDVTPEAELLISTNGRPLSGIVQDNDTISDGLYNLTANVTVSKSDLEGVEVRCELLFPNKEFPHSPFVDTETYSSTGCIRTSVDRWLSIAAVMMVLQSLMQTSN is encoded by the exons ATGGCGAATCTAACGAACTCGACAGTCGATCTTGTGCGCGTAACTCGCGGACACGCGATGTGGTCAGTTAGCTGTTTGCTCCTGTCTCTGCTCGCAG cCAGTCACCAATTAAGCATAGACAAGTTTGAAGTGCCACCATCAGAGTCTGAGGGGTCTGACGTGGAGTTTAAATGCACATATTCGTTGGATGCGAGCGACGGCAAAGCGGAGCCGTACGTTAAGTGGTGGTTCTACCCGACGTATCACAATGACGACAAGCCGGTGCTAGTTTACCAGCGGTTGCAACACGAAGAACCTTACCTCCACAAGGATTTTG aaaagTCCGGGACAAAAGATAACATCATTCTGAAAGATGCTAAATATACATACTCTGGGAGGTACATGTGTGAAGCCTCCGGTTACAATGAGAAGCGCGTCAGCGCGGACTTGGTCATCTATT CAAAAGGCACGGGTCCCCTGCTGAACATCACCGAGGTGGCAGACGGCGCTGACGAGGATGAGGATAACGACTTGCTGGTGGTCTGCCGAGCTGGTGACGTCACTCCTGAGGCCGAACTGCTCATCAGCACTAACGG GAGGCCATTGAGTGGCATTGTCCAAGACAACGACACCATCAGTGACGGGCTATACAACCTGACTGCCAACGTGACAGTCTCCAAATCTGACCTAGAGGGCGTTGAAGTGCGCTGCGAACTATTGTTCCCCAATAAGGAATTCCCCCATTCCCCTTTCGTGGACACAGAGACATACAGTTCAACAG gTTGTATCCGCACAAGTGTCGATCGGTGGTTGTCCATTGCCGCTGTAATGATGGTGCTGCAGTCACTAATGCAAACATCCAACTGA
- the Sec6 gene encoding exocyst complex component 3, producing the protein MSTMDEIEEEAKAAAEKMVMNMMQRPGQLEKVEQFKKRITHKKASIEAQLKSAVQGKLDGVSVGLKQLQECLDDIQQISLKMDSLEEQLAGVPRLLAALQAVREEDSRHSQYVTAMDSLKHIFTVPESVAKTKDWIAEGKLLHAHQCLTDLENSRDDLLYELHRLPNQSSHDKIMLKAYFEDVEMVSNMLEKQIKLILSRTLNTVRKEPTVIVTALRIIEREEKRDQMALQQQSQSGFMPPGRPKNWRAKAFEVLECAVAQRIEGTRVDEREDNKLWLVRYLELTRQLILEDLRVVKTLCVPCFPPHYDIVNKYVNMYHTCLSSSLQDVVQSGVEGNEYVTLLSWVLNTYPGHELMGNSELNIDVSTLPQLLSEEIMKKLEDEYLQKMQSNYMEWMDKTLESEQAEWGASRAPDVEPHSGAFHTHAPVLIFQMIDQNLQVTETISKDITFKALVLSVEQVTRFGNMYREGVIKFKNCHFADRSRVAYFTHHMITIVNNSEQLSRLAQLTQAAHWPPARLDPQAEAKFDNMLASFQKLRDEAAQFLLEEAFLDLEVHFDDLFTTKWVLSSIPVDTICITLDDYFQDYNHLREKNFEYVINEAQNLVYKKYITAMLSKRIVFKTVEEAQQASTKIVKEANQIRSFFKKIAPDGVNVDWPFEVISMLAEVIRCQDIEMLSLDLHGVVAKCPDMTEEQLARLLALRGDVSRAHVRDSVAIARGARPRSALHAHHAHPPLFQNITFSDRLLGHFAL; encoded by the exons ATGAGTACCATGGACGAGATAGAGGAAGAAGCCAAAGCGGCGGCCGAAAAAATGGTAATGAATATGATGCAAAGACCTGGACAACTGGAAAAG gtggaacagtttaaaaaaaggatTACACACAAGAAAGCATCAATTGAGGCCCAGCTGAAGTCTGCAGTGCAAGGAAAACTGGACGGGGTCAGTGTGGGCCTTAAACAGCTGCAGGAGTGTTTGGATGATATTCAGCAAATCAGCCTCAA GATGGACTCGCTGGAGGAGCAGCTGGCGGGCGTGCCGCGGCTGCTGGCGGCGCTGCAGGCCGTGCGCGAGGAGGACAGCCGCCACTCGCAGTACGTCACGGCCATGGACAGCCTCAAGCACATCTTCACGGTGCCCGAGAGCGTCGCCAAGACTAAGGACTGGATCGCGGAGGGGAAGCTGCTCCATGCTCATCAG tgtCTCACAGATTTAGAGAACTCTAGAGACGATTTACTATACGAACTGCACAGATTACCGAACCAGTCCTCCCATGACAAAATCATGCTGAAGGCGTATTTCGAAGACGTCGAAATGGTTTCCAACATGCTCGAGAAGcagataaaattgattttatcgcGGACTCTGAATACCGTCCGTAAAGAGCCCACGGTTATCGTGACTGCTCTAAGGATTATTGAACGGGAGGAGAAAAGGGATCAAATGGCATTGCAG CAACAAAGTCAATCGGGCTTCATGCCACCCGGCAGACCAAAGAACTGGCGCGCAAAAGCGTTCGAAGTGCTCGAATGTGCCGTGGCCCAACGGATCGAAGGCACGAGGGTTGATGAAAGAGAAGACAACAAACTATGGTTGGTGAGGTACCTGGAGCTGACGAGGCAGTTGATTCTGGAAGACCTGAGAGTGGTGAAGACATTATGCGTGCCGTGCTTCCCGCCTCATTACGATATTGTCAACAAATATGTCAATATGTATCACACATGTTTGTCGTCCAGT ttacaaGATGTGGTGCAAAGCGGCGTGGAAGGCAACGAATATGTGACTTTACTGTCATGGGTTCTGAACACCTACCCTGGACATGAACTGATGGGGAACTCGGAACTAAACATAGATGTGTCCACACTGCCGCAACTGCTTAGCGAGGAGATCATGAAGAAATTGGAGGACGAATATTTACAA AAAATGCAGTCAAACTACATGGAGTGGATGGACAAGACACTGGAGTCAGAACAAGCGGAGTGGGGCGCCTCGCGCGCGCCCGACGTGGAGCCCCACTCCGGCGCCTTCCACACGCACGCGCCCGTGCTCATCTTCCAGATGATCGACCAGAACTTGCAG GTGACAGAGACGATCAGCAAAGACATCACATTCAAGGCGTTAGTTCTGAGTGTGGAGCAGGTCACAAGATTTGGTAATATGTACCGGGAAGGCGTTATCAAGTTCAAG AACTGCCACTTCGCCGACCGTTCCCGCGTCGCGTACTTCACGCACCACATGATAACGATCGTGAACAACAGCGAGCAGCTGTCGCGCCTGGCGCAGCTGACGCAGGCGGCGCACTGGCCGCCCGCCAGGCTCGACCCGCAGGCCGAGGCCAAGTTCGACAACATGCTCGCCAGCTTCCAG AAATTGAGAGACGAAGCCGCACAATTCCTCTTAGAAGAAGCGTTCCTAGACCTCGAGGTTCACTTCGACGACCTATTCACAACAAAATGGGTCCTATCCAGCATTCCAGTTGACACTATATGTATCACGCTAGACGACTACTTCCAAGACTACAATCATTTGAGGGAAAAGAATTTCGAGTATGTGATAAACGAGGCGCAGAATTTGGTATATAAGAAGTATATAACGGCTATGTTGTCGAAAAGGATAGTTTTTAAGACTGTGGAGGAAGCGCAGCAAGCTTCGACGAAGATAGTGAAAGAGGCGAACCAAATTAGGTCgtttttcaagaagatcgcACCAGATGGCGTCAATGTTGATTGGCCGTTTGAAGTCATTAGTATGTTGGCTGAG GTGATCCGCTGTCAAGACATAGAAATGCTATCGCTGGACCTTCACGGCGTGGTGGCCAAGTGCCCGGACATGACGGAGGAGCAGCTGGCGCGGCTGCTGGCGCTGCGCGGCGACGTGTCGCGCGCGCACGTGCGCGACAGCGTCGCCATCGCGCGCGGCGCCCGCCCGCGCTCCGCGCTCCACGCGCACCACGCGCACCCCCCACTTTTCCAGAATATCACTTTCAGCGATCGGCTGTTGGGACATTTTGCGCTATAG
- the Bka gene encoding rRNA-processing protein FCF1 homolog: MGKQRKTRKIVEKRFAKMKKMISPSDSRIKANERAEPRKKKPVDPHELKIREVPQTSSALFFQYNTQLGPPYHILIDTNFINFSIKNKLDIMQNMMDCLYAKCIPYITDCVMGELEKLGRKYRVALRIIKDPRFERIACLHKGTYADDCIVQRVTQHKCYIVATNDKDLKRRIRKIPGVPIMYVADHKYTIERMPDAYGAPKGAI, from the exons ATG GGAAAACAACGTAAAACAAGGAAAATTGTTGAAAAGCGGTTTGCTAAAATGAAGAAGATGATAAGCCCAAGCGACAGCAGGATAAAGGCTAACGAAAGAGCTGAGCCAAGGAAAAAGAAGCCTGTAGATCCACATGAACTCAAGATACGTGAAGTGCCACAAACAAGTTCAGCTTTATTTTTCCAGTATAATACACAATTAGGACCACCTTATCACATACTTATTGATAcaaactttataaatttttctatcaaaaataaattagatataatGCAAAATATGATGGACTGtttgtatgcaaaatgtaTACCATACATAACAGACTGTGTGATGGGGGAGTTGGAGAAGTTGGGTAGGAAATACCGCGTTGCCTTAAGGATTATAAAGGATCCACGATTTGAAAGGATAGCTTGCCTTCATAAAGGCACATATGCTGACGACTGTATAGTCCAAAGAGTGACCCAACATAAATGTTACATCGTGGCGACAAATGATAAAGACTTAAAACGAAGAATACGAAAGATTCCTGGAGTACCAATTATGTATGTGGCAGATCATAAGTACACTATAGAAAGAATGCCGGATGCGTATGGTGCACCGAAAGGTgcaatttaa